AATTAAACTATGATCAAGCTGTGATAAATACCTTAATTTATCACAAGCATCTGATGCATTTGAGATTAGCTCTCTCATAAAAATCTCTTTATTGGTATAAAGAGAATGGATCATCAAATGTAAAACCTTGCCAACCTCTGCATCAAATTTCTTTTTTTCCTGAGACATACTGCACACCACCTTAATTATTTGTACCTATTAGATCTATTTCATATAGTGCTTTAAGATCAAATTTAAATAGTCAGGTTCAATATTTTTTATTGCTAAGATTTTAAAACTACTAGTTGACCCTCGAATAATTTCTAAATTTATTTTAGCGATCTTCCATTCATTTGCTAAAAAATCAACGATCTCTTTATTGGCCTTCCCATCGATTGGCACCGCTTGAATAGAAAGTTGTAAATAATTTTTACCATTAATTTCTATATAATTGCCAATTGCATTAGATTTTGCGCTCGCCTTAACCTTAAGACCGATCAATAGTTTCGTCATTAAATTTATCTGCCAGCTTTATGTAAGTCTCTTTAAATAATGGAACATAAGTAAGAATTCTTTGATAAATAATATCGGCCAAGTTTTCATCATAAGTATGAGAAGTAAGATTTCGATCTTTTAGCATTCGTAACCATTGCTCTTCATGATCAATAAGATATCCTTTATATGCTTCTCGTAAGATATCCTTTGGGTATAGAACTTCAACTCCTTTACTCTCTAGGATAGATTTCAAAAGTTTCCAGAAAAGTTCAATTGTAAACTCAAAACGTTGAATAGTTGCATCAATATTACTACGATCCTCTTGCAAAGGTTTTACAGCGATAATCTCAAGCGCATATAGTGCTTTTTGCAACTTTACAAAAGCTAATTTAATCTTGGATTCACTCATAAAGCTTGATTCCCTGATCGATAATAGATTTTTTGATTGGTGATATATCACTTAACTCATCAAGTCTAATACAATCAATTTTAAGAAGCGTATCTGCAGCCTCAATAATATCTAAAATTGTTAACCAATTGCTATCGCTAGCATCAGGACAATAAATAGCTAGATCAATATCCGCTCTCTCTTGATTATCACCACGTGCACGCGAACCAAATAACCATATTTCTTGTACAAAAGGAAGTTGTATTAATTGCTTAAAAAATTGATAATTCTTAATTGCCATTATTAATTACTTAAATTTATACGGTCTGTTTTTATCTAACAGATATTGGATGACCTTATGATTATTTTCATCAACTTCTATATAATCCATATAAGTTTCCCGATCAAAATGACCGTTTATCTCACGCTTAGACAATCTTGCTTTTTCAATGTCACTAAAAGAAAGCTGATAAGCCTCAGCTAAAGCATGTATTACTTCTAAAACATCAGCTAATTCAACTATAATATCTTTTACTTCTTGAGCTTGCGATACTTCTCCAGCTTCTTCAATAAGTTTACATTTCAATGCTTGACAAAATTCTTCATGGCTAAGAATTTTAGGGTGAATAACTACTCCCTCTTCAATCATTCTAACAGGCAGCTTATTTCTAATAAGCTTCTTAAATTCAAACCGTTTCATGAGCTTTATTTTGAGAGTTAATTATCGTGAGCGTTGCTTATATTAGCCATTCTGAACACATTAAAGTCATCCCGAACTTGTTTCGGGATCTTATGAAATCCTGATGAGATCCCGAAACAAGTTCGGGATGACTTTAAGCTCAAGAGAGTTGGTAACAGCAGATTATAACACAGTTTATTGAACCATCCATACTAAGTTAAGGAAAAAGATAAAGATATGAATCGTCTTGCTTGAGCTCCCCGCCGTCATTGCGAGGCGTTGCCGAAGCAATCCAGAAAATGGACAACATGTTTTACTGGATTGCTTCGACCACTATCGTGGTCTCAAGCAAGACGGCGAGAGTGGTTACTCGCTTCATTTCCTTCAGTTTATTGAATAGACCTCTTTCCCAAACCCATTTATGATGAGGAATTTTTAGGAGACACGCAGGCGAGCACCGCAAGCAGTATTATAGAAATACGTGAGGAGTGCTCGGCCTGCGTGTCGACAATAAAATTACCATCAGAAATTGAGTTTGGGAAAGAGGTCTACTAATTCACTGACGAATATATCTTAACATCGCTTCATATCTAGCTATATTGCTACAAATCAGATCCATATAAAGCTGATCATTAGCTTTTTCTAACTCAGCCTTATAATTATTAATTTTTTCTATTATTATATTTTTTTGTTCAACAGCTAAATTAACTGAAAATTCAGTAAGAATATTTACTGCTGTTTCTGTTACTTGCGCTATACCACCATCGACAAAATATCGCAAAATATCACCGTTTTTAGTAATTTTAACAATACCTGCAGATAAATTCGAAATTAACAACATATGTCTCGGCAACACGCCAAATTCTCCTTCTTCTCCAGGTATTATTACCATCGATGCTTGACAACTTACTAGCAAACTAGTAGGAGTAACAATATTAACTAGAATTGTTGCCTTCTTATCCATACCAGTCAAACCTATTTCTTATTTGCACTCTGCTTAAGCTTTTCCGCCTTTGCAATCACCTCATCAATGGTACCAGTCATATAAAAAGCCGCTTCCGGTAAATGATCATATTTGCCTTCAATCAAATCTTTAAATCCGATTATAGTATCTTTTAACTCAACAAATTTTCCTTTAGCGCCAGTAAATACTTCAGCAACAGTGAAAGGTTGAGATAAAAACCTCTGAATCTTTCTAGCTCGTGCTACCACTAATTTATCTTCTTCAGAAAGCTCATCCATACCAAGAATTGCAATAATATCTTGTAATGATTTATAATTTTGCAATATTTGCTGGACAGATCTTGCCACTGAATAATGCTCTTCTCCTACAATATCCGGATCCAACATTTGCGAGTTACTATCAAGTGGATCTACTGCCGGATAAATCCCTAGTTCGGCAATATTTCTACTTAATACTGTAGTAGCATCTAAATGCGTAAAAGAAGCAGCAGGAGCTGGGTCAGTTAAATCATCGGCTGGCACATATACCGCTTGAACAGAAGTAATAGAACCACTTTTGGTTGAGGTAATACGCTCTTGTAAGGCTCCCATATCTGTTGCCAGAGTTGGTTGATAACCAACTGCAGATGGTATCCTACCTAAGGTTGCTGACACTTCTGCACCGGCCTGGGTAAATCTAAAGATATTATCAACAAAAAATAATACATCTTGACCACCATCCAAATCACGAAAATATTCAGCCATCGTAAGACCAGTTAATGCAACTCTTGCTCTTGCCCCAGGCGGTTCATTCATCTGGCCATATACTAAACTAACTTTTGACTTAGTGAGTTCTTCTAAATTAATTACTCCAGAATCAATCATCTCGTGATATAGATCGTTACCTTCTCTAGTTCTTTCACCAACTCCAGCAAATACCGTAAAGCCACCATGTGCTTTAGCGATATTATTAATTAATTCCATAATTAACACAGTCTTACCAACACCAGCACCACCGAATAAACCAATCTTACCGCCTTTAGCATATGGAGTTAACAAATCAATAACTTTAATCCCAGTAACCAATATTCGTTTTTCTGTGGATTGATCAATGAATGCTGGTGCTTGCCTATGAATGGTTACAGTTTGCTTAGCATTAATGCTTCCTAAACCATCAATAGGTTCTCCGATTACATTAATTATTCTACCAAGAGTTTCAATACCTACCGGCACCTGAATTGGATTACCAGTATCTGTAACTAGCGTTCCTCGCACTAATCCTTCAGTAACTCCCATAGCAATACAACGCACCACATTATCGCCTACATGCTGAGCAACCTCTAAAGTTAGTTTATTGCCATTATTATCACACTCTAAAGCATTTAAAATTTGTGGCAACTTATGACCTTCTCCAAATTTTACATCCACTATTGCTGAAATAATTTGCGTAACTTTTCCAATATTATTTGACATTTATATACCTTAATATAAAAAATACTTGTTATATACTAGTTAAACTTTGTCTATTTATTTGAACATCTTTTGCGCCAAGTTGAAGAGAGCATTTATAAACTGTGTCAAGTTAAGGAATAAGGTCGATATGACTCGTTATTACGAGCTCCCCAGCGTCTGAGCTGAGACGCCTCCACGTCATTGCGAGACCACGTTAGTGGTCTCGCAATGACGGCCGTGGTGCACAAGCAAGACTGTTCATGTCGTCTCTTTTTTCTCACTTGACGTAGTTTATTGAACACTCTCAAGCAGAATAATATTATACCACCTCTGCCCCAGAAATAATTTCTATCAACTCCTTAGTAATAATTCTTTGTCTCGTTCGATTAAATTTTAATGTTAATTCATTCACAATTTTATTAGCATTCTTGGTTGCTCCATCCATAGCTGTCATTCTAGCTCCTTCTTCACTTGCCTTACTATGAACCAATGCATAAGTTAGTTGTCCCATAACATATAAATTAATAGCACTACTAATACATTTATCTCCTTCATACTCATGAGCTAATTTATCAACTGGTTGATAAGAGCCACTAACTATTGGAAATAACTGAGATTTGATAATCTTATAGGACATAGCATTTTGGAATTTATTAAAAAATAAATAACAATTACCAACAGCATTACTTCTTACAAAATTCATAATTTTTTGTTGCAACTGATATTGCATTAATTCAGCATTGTTTTTTGAAACATTAAGATAACTATCTATATACTTAGGATACCGGTTTTTTAAAGCCTCATACCCCTTCTTACCTACAATTATTAGTTTTATTTGTTGATTATGACGTTCTAAATTGATAATTTCCTGCTTTACCTGTTTAATTACCGTACTATTAAAAGCACCGCACAAACCACGCTCAGAAGTAATTAAAACTAATAAATTTGGTTTTTCAGAATCTGTTGTATCAAAAAAGACTTTTTCTTCTTTTAATGATTCCAATAAATCCACATTACTAGCTATGCTTTGCACCGTACCCACTATTAATTCCAAATAATGATCAGCATCAATAATATGAGCCCTCGCTCTCTTAAGCTTAGAAGCTGCAACCAGCTGCATTGCTTTAGTAATTTTCTGCGTCGATTTTATACTTTTTAAGCGGGTACGCAACTGCTTTAAACCTGACATATATACTGCTCATACTTCAAGAATTGTTTTTTGATTTTATCAGCGATTCGCATCCTCACGTATATATAACAGCTTGCGGGTGCTCACACCTCAAAATCAAATCCAATTCGCAGGTATTGAGCAGTATACCCCTATAAAACGATAAGTTTTCTAGGCTCCGCAATTCGTAGAAAGAAATGAGCATACAACCCTATTTTACTAAAAACTCATGAACAAATTTTTCTAACAGCAACTTTAATTGCTGCTCTGTACTCTCAGTAAGTTTTTGTTCATCTTTTATAGAGGTTAAAATATCAATAGACTTAAACCTTATTTCTTCAAGCAGTTTGTGTTCAAATTCTTTAACTTGAGCAACTGGAATCTGATCTAAATAACCTTTGACGCCAGCATATAAACTAATCACCTGCTCTTCTACCACTAACGGCGCATATTGTGGTTGCTTCAATATTTCCGTTAACCTGAGTCCACGCGCGATTAATGCTTGCGTCGATTCATCCAAATCTGATCCAAATTGTGCAAAAGCCGCCATTTCTCTGAATTGAGCTAAGTCAAGTTTGATTGATCCTGCCACCTGTTTCATAGCTTTTATTTGGGCAGCTGATCCTACTCTACTAACACTAATACCAACATTGACCGCTGGCCGAATTCCTTTATAAAACAACTCACTTTCTAAAAATATTTGTCCATCGGTAATTGAAATAACATTTGTCGGTATATAAGCTGAAACATCGCCGGACTGAGTCTCAATTATTGGTAACGCCGTTAACGAGCCTGCACCACACTTATCCGACATTTTAGCCGCTCGCTCCAACAACCTTGAATGTAAATAAAATACATCACCTGGATAAGCCTCTCGCCCCGGCGGTCTACGCAGCAACAAAGAAATTTGCCGATATGCCACTGCATGCTTGGTTAAATCGTCGTAGACAATCAGCGCATGCATACCATTATCACGAAAATATTCCCCAATACTGCACGCTATATATGGTGCTAAAAACTGTAAGGGAGCAGGATCAGAAGCTGTAGCAGCCACTACTACCGTATAATGCATCGCTCCAGCTTTGGTTAGCTTATCAACTACTCTTGCTACTGTAGAACGTTTTTGACCTATAGCTACATAGATACAATAAATTTTATTGTGCTCATCATCAGTTAAATGTCCATGCTTTTGATTAATAATAGTATCAATAGCAATGGCAGTCTTACCAGTCTGGCGATCTCCAATAATTAATTCACGTTGCCCTCTACCGATTGGGATTAAAGCATCTATTGCCTTGATTCCCGTTTGCACCGGCTCATGTACACTCTGCCGTTGAATGATATTAGGAGCCTGCACTTCAACTCTATTATAAAATTCAGTAACAATTGCACCTAGACCATCAACAGGATTTGCCATACCATCTATAACCCTACCAAGTAGAGCTTTACCCACCGGCACCTGTAAAATTTCTTTGGTTCTAGTAACGCGATCCCCTTGTTTAACCAAACTATCATCGCCCATTATTACAACACCAACAGCATCATTTTCAAGGTTTAAAGCTAGCCCCTTCACTCCAGAAGCAAACTCCACCATCTCACCAGCTTGTACATTTTCAATACCATAAACTCTGGCAACTCCATCACCAACTGCAATCACCTCTCCTATTTCCTGAATATCATTTAAACCAATACCAGCTATTTCTCGTTTTAAAATTTCAGAAAACTCGACAGCATTCAACTGCTTATTGCTACTCATATTTATTAACTACCTAATTATATTTGTAATTTTTTCTATTCTATTCAAAGCACCGGCAATTGAACAATCTAACAAATAATGATCATATTCTATAACCAAACCACCAACAATCTCTGGATCGAAATAAAATTTTATTTCTAATTGTGACTGTAACAATGACTCCAGATAATTCTTAACTTGATCTTGAATATTTAACTGTAAAACACCAGAAGAAGTAACTGCTGCAAGTTTAATATTTTTGCTGTCATTTAATAATTTATAATAAAAAAGTACAATATCAGAAAAGAGATTAAAGCGTGCATTATTAACTACTATAGCTAAAAACCTTTTGACCATAGAATCTGCAAGCAAATATTGGGTAATAATATTAACCAATCGTAATTTTTGCGTCTTGCTTACAACAGGAGTGCATAATAATAATTTACACTCCATATTTGCTATTAAAATTTTTTCAATTGCTTGCAGTTCAATCATAATTTTATCTTGTGCTCCGACGGTGACAGCACTACTAAATAAACTTACAGCATAATTTTTTACTAGCCTAGTATTGTCCATAACGTTATGAATTGAATAATGCTCTTAAATTAAATATGACTCTGTGTATAACTTAAAGATATACACAAGTCAAAGTTTGTCCTGAAATGCAAGACTAGCTATATCTTAAACTCAATTAAGCATATTTTTGCAAGCAAATAATGCATATGATGTTATGATTTTAAATTCATAATAAAAATTTGTTGATTCTAATCATTAATTCCAGTAAGATGCGCCATCACAATCAACTATAAGGATTATTATATTCACAAATTATAAAAAAGTTCTTTTTAGCTTACCTATCAAATTAACTATTGTTATTTTAAGTTGTCTTATCTTTGGCAATTTTATTCCAGAAACATTAAAAGCTCTTTTTCTCTCAGTAAGCTTATCTATAAAAAGCATATTACTATTCATACTTCCTATTATTATATTTTCTTTTGCATTTTATAGTTTTGCTCAGTTAAAGAATGGCTTGATGATGTTCACCATCTTACTATTAAGTATGATGTGTATCTCAAATTTAGTCGCTGTACTATGCTCCTATTATGTAGGAATGCTATCACAAGATATAATCGCAACAGTAATAAATGACGATGTAGTATCAGAAATAACCCTAGAGCCGCTGTTTGAACTAACTTTACCTAAATTATGTGATAATGCTGCAGGGCTTTTATTTGGAATATTACTAGGTATTTATACTAGCACTAAGAAAAACAATAGCTTACGACAAACGGCTAAAAAATTTGCTGATGCAGCCAACAAATTCTTACACCATATTTTTATTCCGGTTTTACCATTATTCATTTTAGGATTTATACTAAAACTTCAACATACCGGAGCTTTAAATATTTTATTTAAAAACTTTTTACCATTATTATTAGTATTAGTAATGTTGCACTGTTTGTATATCGGCACTGCCTATTTAATAACGATGAATTTTAATATGACCCGTATGATAGCAGCGATCCGTAATCTAGTACCAGCCGCTATTGTTGGGTTTAGCACAATGTCTAGTGCCGCAGCATTACCAGTTCTTACTGCAGGAGCTGTTAAAAACGTTAAAGATCAAGAATTAGCACAAACGATTATACCATCAATAATTAACACCCATATGCTGGGTGATGCATTAGGTATACCACTGATGGCACTGTCATTATATATGGTAGAATACCATAACCTACCAGAGTTTTCCGCCTATTTTGCTTTTGCTATTAGCTACGTGCTTGCAAAATTTGCTGCTGCTGGAGTGCCAGGAGGTACTATCATAGTAATGATCCCTGTCCTTGAATCTAATTTACAATTTACTCCAGAAATGAGCGGTATTATTTTAATGATGTATATATTGTTTGACCCATTTTGCACAACTGCCAACATATTTGGCAATGGCCTATTTCCAATAATATTTGAAAAAATATGGTGCCGTTTAAGGAAAAAAAATAAAAGCACCTAGATCTAATGTAGACATACCCATAAAGCAATGCTATTTCTAAAATAGTAATCTAGAGTTGAATTTAAAGAGCTAAAATAATAATTAATATGCTTAGTGCTAACGATAAAAAAATTCAAAATTTAACTACAGCCGTACATGAAGTTTTAAATAATAAGCAATTTGCAGCAGAAAATGAATATTTAATGACTAAGTTTAATATAAGCACCGAGGAAATAGTAGATGCTTATATAGAGTATGATTTAGATATTTTTTCTTACTCCAACGAAATTTATGGAGCAACTACAAACAGACTAGTGCTACATTTGCATAATCAGCTAAAAAATAGTTGGCATATAGATCGTCAAAACATTGTTGAAAGATTTATTCAAGAGCTAAATTGTCAACATATGGCAGATATTGGCTTTGGTGTACCGCAACAATACCTTAAAAATTTCCTGACCAAAGAGCAAAAAGATCAATTTGACTTAACAAAAACCATAACATTAATTGATTTTGAAAAATCAGCTTTGGAATTTGCAGCTACTCTCTTGCACTTATGGAATCCAACTTGGAGCCAATACATTAGTTTGCAACAACAAGACATGACAATATTATGCGAGCGTAAGCAAATACTTGCAGAATATGATTTATTAATTTTTCAAGATTCAATAGAGCATGTACCAGATCCTAGTACATGTTTAAAAAGCTTTGTAAGTAACTCAAAAAATTCTGCCAAATTCTTATTATCATTACCAATAGGATCATTAATACCCTCACATCACATTGAGTGGAAAGATATACCAGAGAGCAAAAACTGGTTAGCAGAATGTGGTTTGGCGGTAACAGATTATAGCTGCACTTCAGTCAATCCAGCTGTTGATTTATTTGCTGAACAATTAAACTATAACTTAACAAATTATATTGTAGTATGTCAAAAATTATAGAAATTTCATAAGTGTTCACGGTTTTTAAAAAAAGTCGTCTGAGCTGAGGCTTTTAGCCGAAGCAATTCAGAAGATCTAGTGCAAAGAACTGGATTGCTTCAGAGCTAAAGCTCTTCGCAATGACGTTGGTCGTCAGCTTTGTAAGCCGTATATTGACATTCAATTTTAAAAACCGTGAACAACGCTCACGACTATTTTAAAATCCGCGAACAATGCTAACCATAAATGTGATATTAGACCCCCTTTATCACAAATCTAGCTTTTCTTTGCAGAGTTGAATTTTAGGCTCTTACGTGCACAAGAAACCTAAAATAAGTAGCTTTAAACCTATACAGAAGGAAAACAACATTTAAGATAAATTTTAGAATATATTTTATATGATTCCTTCTGCCTCTGCTGCTACAACTATAGCATCTCTAACCCCGCGCACTGCATCAATTAGTTTTTGAGTATCTTCAATTATATCTTCTTCTATATTTAATTTTTCCATTTCCATGGAAGCTGAAAACAAAAATCGATCAAAATATCTCATAGTTTCGTTGCCATCTTCCACGTCAATCCCTGCACGTACTATATCAAAAATATCTGCAGCTTTTCTCAAACTTTTATATTTTTCTTCAATATCATTTTCTTGAGCCGACTTCTTTGCTTGATATAATTTTTTTATTACTTCATCAAAAATTAAAACAACCTGCTGAGTCTTATTAACATATTTTATGGCAACAGATTTATACTGAGCATATGGATCCATAAATATTTTCCTTCATTTAATTTTTATCTATTATCTAGCAATCCTTCAAGAAAATCATTAAATAACTCTGCTTGAATTTCTATCATCCTTAATTGAAACACA
The genomic region above belongs to Candidatus Trichorickettsia mobilis and contains:
- the atpC gene encoding ATP synthase F1 subunit epsilon → MDKKATILVNIVTPTSLLVSCQASMVIIPGEEGEFGVLPRHMLLISNLSAGIVKITKNGDILRYFVDGGIAQVTETAVNILTEFSVNLAVEQKNIIIEKINNYKAELEKANDQLYMDLICSNIARYEAMLRYIRQ
- a CDS encoding nucleotidyltransferase domain-containing protein: MAIKNYQFFKQLIQLPFVQEIWLFGSRARGDNQERADIDLAIYCPDASDSNWLTILDIIEAADTLLKIDCIRLDELSDISPIKKSIIDQGIKLYE
- the atpG gene encoding ATP synthase F1 subunit gamma; its protein translation is MSGLKQLRTRLKSIKSTQKITKAMQLVAASKLKRARAHIIDADHYLELIVGTVQSIASNVDLLESLKEEKVFFDTTDSEKPNLLVLITSERGLCGAFNSTVIKQVKQEIINLERHNQQIKLIIVGKKGYEALKNRYPKYIDSYLNVSKNNAELMQYQLQQKIMNFVRSNAVGNCYLFFNKFQNAMSYKIIKSQLFPIVSGSYQPVDKLAHEYEGDKCISSAINLYVMGQLTYALVHSKASEEGARMTAMDGATKNANKIVNELTLKFNRTRQRIITKELIEIISGAEVV
- a CDS encoding DUF167 family protein codes for the protein MTKLLIGLKVKASAKSNAIGNYIEINGKNYLQLSIQAVPIDGKANKEIVDFLANEWKIAKINLEIIRGSTSSFKILAIKNIEPDYLNLILKHYMK
- a CDS encoding nucleoside triphosphate pyrophosphohydrolase; amino-acid sequence: MKRFEFKKLIRNKLPVRMIEEGVVIHPKILSHEEFCQALKCKLIEEAGEVSQAQEVKDIIVELADVLEVIHALAEAYQLSFSDIEKARLSKREINGHFDRETYMDYIEVDENNHKVIQYLLDKNRPYKFK
- a CDS encoding cation:dicarboxylate symporter family transporter yields the protein MVILSCLIFGNFIPETLKALFLSVSLSIKSILLFILPIIIFSFAFYSFAQLKNGLMMFTILLLSMMCISNLVAVLCSYYVGMLSQDIIATVINDDVVSEITLEPLFELTLPKLCDNAAGLLFGILLGIYTSTKKNNSLRQTAKKFADAANKFLHHIFIPVLPLFILGFILKLQHTGALNILFKNFLPLLLVLVMLHCLYIGTAYLITMNFNMTRMIAAIRNLVPAAIVGFSTMSSAAALPVLTAGAVKNVKDQELAQTIIPSIINTHMLGDALGIPLMALSLYMVEYHNLPEFSAYFAFAISYVLAKFAAAGVPGGTIIVMIPVLESNLQFTPEMSGIILMMYILFDPFCTTANIFGNGLFPIIFEKIWCRLRKKNKST
- the atpD gene encoding F0F1 ATP synthase subunit beta — protein: MSNNIGKVTQIISAIVDVKFGEGHKLPQILNALECDNNGNKLTLEVAQHVGDNVVRCIAMGVTEGLVRGTLVTDTGNPIQVPVGIETLGRIINVIGEPIDGLGSINAKQTVTIHRQAPAFIDQSTEKRILVTGIKVIDLLTPYAKGGKIGLFGGAGVGKTVLIMELINNIAKAHGGFTVFAGVGERTREGNDLYHEMIDSGVINLEELTKSKVSLVYGQMNEPPGARARVALTGLTMAEYFRDLDGGQDVLFFVDNIFRFTQAGAEVSATLGRIPSAVGYQPTLATDMGALQERITSTKSGSITSVQAVYVPADDLTDPAPAASFTHLDATTVLSRNIAELGIYPAVDPLDSNSQMLDPDIVGEEHYSVARSVQQILQNYKSLQDIIAILGMDELSEEDKLVVARARKIQRFLSQPFTVAEVFTGAKGKFVELKDTIIGFKDLIEGKYDHLPEAAFYMTGTIDEVIAKAEKLKQSANKK
- the atpA gene encoding F0F1 ATP synthase subunit alpha; its protein translation is MSSNKQLNAVEFSEILKREIAGIGLNDIQEIGEVIAVGDGVARVYGIENVQAGEMVEFASGVKGLALNLENDAVGVVIMGDDSLVKQGDRVTRTKEILQVPVGKALLGRVIDGMANPVDGLGAIVTEFYNRVEVQAPNIIQRQSVHEPVQTGIKAIDALIPIGRGQRELIIGDRQTGKTAIAIDTIINQKHGHLTDDEHNKIYCIYVAIGQKRSTVARVVDKLTKAGAMHYTVVVAATASDPAPLQFLAPYIACSIGEYFRDNGMHALIVYDDLTKHAVAYRQISLLLRRPPGREAYPGDVFYLHSRLLERAAKMSDKCGAGSLTALPIIETQSGDVSAYIPTNVISITDGQIFLESELFYKGIRPAVNVGISVSRVGSAAQIKAMKQVAGSIKLDLAQFREMAAFAQFGSDLDESTQALIARGLRLTEILKQPQYAPLVVEEQVISLYAGVKGYLDQIPVAQVKEFEHKLLEEIRFKSIDILTSIKDEQKLTESTEQQLKLLLEKFVHEFLVK
- a CDS encoding flagellar protein FliS codes for the protein MDPYAQYKSVAIKYVNKTQQVVLIFDEVIKKLYQAKKSAQENDIEEKYKSLRKAADIFDIVRAGIDVEDGNETMRYFDRFLFSASMEMEKLNIEEDIIEDTQKLIDAVRGVRDAIVVAAEAEGII
- a CDS encoding HI0074 family nucleotidyltransferase substrate-binding subunit, which translates into the protein MSESKIKLAFVKLQKALYALEIIAVKPLQEDRSNIDATIQRFEFTIELFWKLLKSILESKGVEVLYPKDILREAYKGYLIDHEEQWLRMLKDRNLTSHTYDENLADIIYQRILTYVPLFKETYIKLADKFNDETIDRS
- the atpH gene encoding ATP synthase F1 subunit delta, which encodes MDNTRLVKNYAVSLFSSAVTVGAQDKIMIELQAIEKILIANMECKLLLCTPVVSKTQKLRLVNIITQYLLADSMVKRFLAIVVNNARFNLFSDIVLFYYKLLNDSKNIKLAAVTSSGVLQLNIQDQVKNYLESLLQSQLEIKFYFDPEIVGGLVIEYDHYLLDCSIAGALNRIEKITNIIR